One stretch of Molothrus aeneus isolate 106 chromosome 2, BPBGC_Maene_1.0, whole genome shotgun sequence DNA includes these proteins:
- the FILIP1L gene encoding filamin A-interacting protein 1-like isoform X2 translates to MVVDEQQRLTEQVNQQSKKIQELTTSTKQAHEKLTFAEAKIQEEKQKSSRLEAEIHAQSSKISQDQEAMMAKLTNEDSQNRQLRLKLTTLSRQIDELEETNKSLRKAEEELQDIRDKINKGECGNAALMTEVEELRKRLLEMEGKDEELTKMEDQCRELNRKLEQEASQSKNLKGEVDKLNKRIMELEKLEDAFNKSKQECYSLKCNLEREKILTKQLSHELDGLKARVGELEAIESKLEKTEFTLKEDLTKLKSLTVMLVDERKTMGEKIKQTEEKLQAATSQLQVEQNKVMSVTEKLMEESKKALKSKSDAEEKMSSVTKERDELKNKLKAEEEKGSDLVSKVNILSKRLQSLEDVEKEFLKSKRKESTKSSTSLQQENNIIKELSQEVERLKQKLNEMKSVEDDLMKTEDEFESLERKYVSEQDRARLLSEELEAVKMELARYKLTEKAESNQERLFKKLREEEAKSSHLSREVDALKEKVHECVATEDLICHLRGDHTVLQKKLLQQENKNRELAREMESLTKELERYRSFSKNIRPGLNGKKIPDVQVFSKEIQTDPADNEPPDYKTLMPLERTVINGQLYEDSDNEEEQTASFKSNSSTANAANKKLWIPWMRSKESHPQNGKIHTKQNGNCAQTGDLVLSHTPGQPLHIKVTPDHRQNTATLEITSPTTESPHSYTSTAVIPNCGTPKQRITIIQNASLTPVKSKAGEGYMTPEHAISPITMTTTFSRSQTPESCGSLTPERTMSPLALPGSSSQEQTLSSEPLEMGAKHAVFRVSPDRQSSWQFQRSNSTGSSVITTEDNKIHIHLGSPYVQALTASKPISPCNAVQDNRTPALANGLPTKPTNKITSSITITPTATPLPRQSQITVSNVYN, encoded by the coding sequence ATGGTGGTGGATGAACAGCAAAGACTCACTGAGCAGGTGAAtcaacaaagtaaaaaaattcaAGAATTAACCACTTCTACAAAACAAGCACACGAAAAGCTGACTTTTGCTGAAGCAAAAATTcaagaagagaaacagaaatccAGCAGGCTGGAGGCTGAAATTCACGCCCAGAGCAGTAAGATTTCCCAAGACCAAGAAGCAATGATGGCCAAACTAACCAATGAAGACAGCCAGAATCGCCAGCTCCGGCTCAAATTAACAACTCTCAGCCGGCAAATTGATGAGCTGGAAGAGACCAACAAATCTTTACGAAAAGCAGAAGAAGAATTGCAAGACATAAGGGATAAGATAAACAAGGGAGAGTGTGGGAACGCTGCACTTATGACTGAAGTAGAAGAACTACGGAAACGACTGCTGGAGATggaaggaaaagatgaagaGCTCACAAAAATGGAAGATCAGTGCAGAGAACTTAATAGAAAGTTAGAACAAGAAGCATCACAGAGCAAGAACCTTAAAGGGGAAGTGGATAAACTTAATAAAAGAATTATGGAGCTGGAGAAACTAGAAGATGCTTTCAACAAGAGTAAACAGGAATGTTACTCCCTGAAATGCAAcctagaaagagaaaaaattttaacAAAGCAGTTGTCCCATGAGCTGGATGGTTTAAAAGCTAGAGTTGGTGAGCTTGAAGCAATTGAAAGCAAGTTAGAAAAAACTGAGTTTACACTTAAAGAAGATTTAACAAAGCTGAAGAGTTTAACAGTGATGCTTGTGGATGAAAGAAAAACTATGggtgaaaaaataaagcaaacagaagaaaagctgcAAGCTGCAACTTCTCAGCTTCAGGTGGAACAAAATAAAGTGATGTCAGTTACAGAGAAGCTGATGGAGGAAAGTAAAAAGGCACTGAAATCAAAATCTgatgcagaggaaaaaatgtcCAGTGTTACAAAAGAAAGAGATGAAttgaaaaacaaactcaaagcagaagaggagaaaggaagtGATCTTGTTTCCAAAGTGAATATTCTAAGTAAAAGACTTCAGTCCCTGGAAGATGTTGAAAAAGAGTTTCTTAAAAGTAAACGTAAGGAGAGTACTAAATCTAGCACCTCcttgcagcaggaaaacaacaTAATCAAAGAGCTTTCTCAAGAAGTTGAGAGGCTTAAGCAGAAGCTCAACGAAATGAAGTCAGTAGAAGATGATCTTATGAAAACTGAGGATGAATTTGAGTCTCTAGAACGAAAATATGTCAGTGaacaggacagagccaggcttCTCTCAGAGGAGTTGGAGGCTGTGAAAATGGAATTGGCGAGGTATAAATTAACAGAAAAGGCAGAGTCCAATCAGGAGCGCCTTTTCAAGAAACTCAGAGAAGAGGAAGCTAAATCGAGTCACCTTTCCAGAGAAGTAGATGCACTGAAAGAGAAAGTTCATGAATGCGTGGCAACAGAAGACTTAATCTGTCACCTGCGAGGTGATCACACAGTCTTGCAGAAGAAACTCCTccagcaagaaaacaaaaacagggAATTAGCAAGAGAAATGGAGAGCCTCACGAAAGAACTGGAGAGGTACAGATCCTTCAGCAAGAATATCAGGCCTGGTCtcaatggaaagaaaattccagATGTGCAagttttttctaaagaaatccAAACAGATCCAGCAGACAATGAACCACCCGATTACAAAACCCTCATGCCTTTGGAGCGGACCGTCATAAATGGGCAGCTCTATGAAGACAGTGATAATGAGGAGGAACAAACAGCGTCTTTCAAAAGCAACTCATCTACGGCAAATgctgcaaacaaaaaattatggATCCCTTGGATGAGGTCCAAAGAGAGCCATCCTCAAAATGGAAAGATacacacaaagcaaaatggaaaCTGTGCACAGACTGGAGATCTAGTGCTAAGCCATACACCTGGCCAACCCCTTCACATAAAAGTAACTCCAGACCATAGACAGAACACAGCAACCCTTGAAATAACCAGTCCTACCACTGAAAGCCCTCACTCCTACACCAGCACAGCAGTTATACCCAACTGTGGCACTCCAAAGCAAAGAATAACCATTATTCAAAACGCCTCCTTAACACCTGTAAAATCAAAAGCAGGAGAAGGTTACATGACCCCAGAGCATGCAATTTCTCCTATTACTATGACTACTACTTTTTCAAGATCTCAAACTCCTGAATCGTGTGGTTCTTTAACTCCTGAAAGAACAATGTCCCCTTTGGCTTTGCCTGGCTCAAGTTCTCAGGAACAAACACTCTCCTCGGAGCCTTTGGAAATGGGAGCCAAGCATGCTGTTTTTAGAGTATCCCCAGACAGGCAGTCATCATGGCAGTTTCAGAGATCTAACAGTACAGGATCAAGTGTAATAACTACTGAGGATAACAAGATCCACATTCATTTAGGAAGTCCTTATGTGCAAGCTCTCACCGCTTCCAAGCCCATCAGCCCTTGCAATGCAGTGCAAGACAACAGAACTCCAGCACTAGCTAATGGCCTACCCACTAAGCCCACCAATAAAATCACCAGCAGTATTACTATCACACCAACAGCCACTCCTCTTCCACGGCAATCACAAATTAC